One window from the genome of Pelodictyon luteolum DSM 273 encodes:
- a CDS encoding HlyD family efflux transporter periplasmic adaptor subunit — MADPRLSAFSSILELERMARKAEDAAALRYVLVNETMTLVPYRQAAFWELGSGRLRALSGMSQPDRNAPFVAWLERLMAELHRMAVERRSGEEYPPQTLTMADVSEEIALDWGEWLPAHAISVPIGSANGVLQGILLLARATPFAGHEPALLAVLAEAYGHALQALEPRNRPELSWAFLKRKAESILKDNKQVRWIAGGVLLLLVFPVRISSLAPAEVESRDPWVVRSPLDGVVRSIDVPPNSTVERGRQLVTMERTVLENALAVTRQERMVSEAEYRRAAQEAVYDRANMSEMSVLSAKVGRLRAEEAYASQQLQRTLITAEHSGVAVYGDPDDWNGRPVRTGERIMTIMDPEKAKLAIWLGVDDAISLEPGAEVVFFLSSNPLWPVRATLQYASYSPEIRADGTLAYGLEAKFNDKTDLPRVGLKGTAKIYGRRVALSYYLLRRPIAAMRRWLGI; from the coding sequence CGCCGCTGCGCTGCGATACGTGCTGGTCAACGAGACCATGACCCTTGTTCCGTATCGACAGGCAGCGTTCTGGGAACTGGGTTCCGGTCGCCTGAGGGCGCTCTCCGGCATGAGTCAGCCGGACCGCAATGCCCCTTTCGTCGCATGGCTTGAACGATTGATGGCCGAGCTGCACCGGATGGCGGTCGAACGCCGCTCCGGTGAGGAGTATCCTCCGCAGACGCTGACGATGGCCGATGTGTCAGAAGAGATTGCTTTGGACTGGGGCGAATGGCTTCCGGCCCATGCTATCTCGGTTCCGATCGGTTCGGCAAACGGCGTGCTTCAGGGTATCCTGCTGCTTGCCCGTGCCACGCCCTTTGCCGGGCATGAACCGGCGCTCCTTGCCGTGCTCGCAGAGGCTTACGGTCACGCGCTGCAGGCTCTGGAGCCGAGGAACCGCCCCGAGCTTTCCTGGGCGTTCCTCAAGAGGAAGGCTGAATCCATCCTCAAGGACAACAAACAGGTGCGCTGGATTGCCGGAGGGGTGCTGCTGCTGCTCGTCTTCCCGGTCAGGATCTCTTCGCTTGCCCCTGCCGAAGTGGAGTCGCGCGACCCATGGGTGGTGCGCTCTCCGCTGGACGGCGTGGTGCGCAGCATCGACGTGCCTCCCAACAGCACGGTGGAACGGGGCCGGCAGCTGGTCACGATGGAGCGTACGGTGCTGGAGAACGCGCTTGCCGTTACCCGCCAGGAACGCATGGTCTCGGAAGCCGAGTACCGAAGGGCGGCCCAGGAGGCTGTGTACGACCGCGCCAACATGTCTGAAATGTCGGTTCTCAGTGCCAAGGTAGGTCGGCTTCGGGCGGAGGAGGCCTACGCTTCCCAGCAGCTCCAGCGTACCCTCATCACGGCCGAGCATTCCGGAGTTGCTGTTTACGGGGATCCCGACGACTGGAACGGCCGGCCGGTCCGTACCGGTGAACGGATCATGACCATCATGGATCCAGAGAAGGCCAAGCTTGCCATCTGGCTCGGCGTCGACGACGCCATCTCGCTCGAGCCGGGTGCCGAGGTGGTTTTCTTCCTCTCCTCGAACCCGCTCTGGCCCGTTCGCGCAACCCTTCAGTACGCATCCTACTCCCCCGAGATCCGAGCTGACGGCACCCTGGCTTACGGCCTTGAAGCGAAGTTCAACGACAAAACCGACCTGCCGAGGGTCGGGCTGAAAGGCACTGCGAAGATCTACGGTCGCCGGGTGGCCCTTTCCTACTACCTCTTACGGCGGCCGATTGCCGCAATGCGAAGGTGGCTGGGGATATGA
- a CDS encoding site-2 protease family protein, with amino-acid sequence MSAATGQKPPLPPLREDLSLHPGPSARDGSPAWVLHDPGRNRFFQIDALGFEILSRWQMGDADAIAGSISDETTIAADASDVLEMARFLVVHELVRVMGEAGRERLKAATSKGRWPKLKWLLHNYLYFRFHLFNPERFLSKTYPYIRWIYTPIAAKVMLFIALVALYMAGRQWDAFTHSLSYFFSFQGVVLFGLAMFFAKVVHELGHGYTAYRYGCRVSSMGVVFIVLTPVFYTDASEAWLLTSRRKRIAIGAAGIVAELGLAVLATFLWSFLPEGAMRSAALLLATTSWVHTLLVNMMPYMRFDGYYLFSDLLGIPNLFERSFAMGRWWVRERLFGLGDPPPEEWDRRTEKLLVAFALGVWVYRFFLFIGIAFLVYHFTFKLLGIVLLTVELGWFVFLPIFGELKSWYAMRDRFIWNRNSRISAALAGLFLIGFVLPLSFSVDAPALLLPREHAVFYAPEDARVHTLRVREGE; translated from the coding sequence ATGAGCGCTGCCACCGGGCAGAAGCCGCCGCTTCCGCCGCTGCGCGAAGACCTGTCGCTGCATCCCGGCCCTTCGGCCCGTGACGGCTCGCCTGCTTGGGTGCTGCACGATCCCGGTCGCAACCGCTTTTTCCAGATTGACGCTCTCGGCTTCGAAATCCTCTCGCGATGGCAGATGGGAGATGCCGATGCCATTGCGGGCTCGATTTCCGATGAGACGACCATAGCGGCCGATGCGTCAGATGTTCTTGAAATGGCACGGTTCCTTGTCGTTCACGAACTGGTGCGGGTCATGGGTGAGGCGGGCCGCGAGAGGCTGAAGGCTGCGACTTCGAAGGGACGCTGGCCGAAACTGAAGTGGCTGCTCCACAACTACCTCTACTTTCGCTTTCATCTCTTCAACCCCGAGCGATTCCTTTCGAAGACCTATCCCTACATCCGCTGGATCTATACGCCCATAGCGGCGAAGGTCATGCTGTTCATCGCCCTGGTTGCCCTGTATATGGCCGGCAGGCAGTGGGACGCCTTCACCCACAGCCTGAGCTATTTCTTCTCATTCCAGGGTGTCGTCCTTTTCGGGCTTGCCATGTTTTTCGCCAAGGTGGTCCATGAGCTTGGTCACGGTTATACCGCTTACCGGTACGGCTGCAGGGTGTCGAGCATGGGGGTGGTTTTCATAGTCCTGACGCCGGTCTTTTATACCGATGCGAGTGAAGCCTGGCTGCTCACATCCCGCCGGAAGCGCATTGCCATCGGTGCTGCGGGCATCGTGGCCGAGCTCGGCCTTGCCGTGCTTGCCACCTTCCTCTGGAGCTTCCTGCCTGAGGGTGCAATGCGCAGCGCAGCGCTGCTCCTTGCCACCACATCCTGGGTCCATACCCTGCTGGTGAACATGATGCCATATATGCGCTTTGACGGCTACTACCTGTTCTCGGACCTGCTCGGCATCCCGAACCTCTTCGAGCGCAGCTTCGCGATGGGGCGGTGGTGGGTGCGCGAGCGTTTGTTCGGACTTGGCGATCCGCCTCCGGAGGAGTGGGACCGGCGGACCGAAAAGCTGCTCGTCGCCTTCGCCCTCGGCGTCTGGGTCTACCGGTTCTTCCTCTTCATCGGCATCGCGTTCCTCGTCTACCACTTCACCTTCAAGCTGCTCGGCATCGTGCTGCTCACCGTCGAGCTCGGCTGGTTCGTCTTCCTGCCCATATTCGGCGAGCTCAAAAGTTGGTACGCCATGCGCGATCGGTTCATCTGGAACCGTAACAGCCGCATCTCCGCCGCACTGGCCGGCCTGTTCCTGATCGGTTTCGTGCTCCCGCTCAGCTTCTCTGTCGACGCTCCTGCACTCCTCCTTCCCCGTGAGCATGCGGTGTTCTATGCCCCCGAGGATGCACGGGTCCATACGCTCCGGGTCCGTGAGGGTGAGTAG
- a CDS encoding HlyD family efflux transporter periplasmic adaptor subunit gives MRWALMASAADERQYSRRLVTLRELEAAAKELEGYRRQALRLRAIAPFSGRIDRVMKELRPGQWVGGGSPLVSVVGTAGSSGEGYVFESDVERVRPGARCTFYPDNCEMPVVRGRVRQVERAGSPVLQHPELASIYRGSIPSRISRSGEVIPEKAVYRFFWTPDMKGGEEPRHIRGTLVIRSSPESMFWRLWRTVAGVLIRETGF, from the coding sequence ATGCGATGGGCGCTCATGGCTTCGGCGGCAGATGAGCGCCAGTACTCCCGGCGGCTCGTCACCCTGCGTGAACTCGAGGCTGCGGCGAAGGAACTTGAGGGTTACCGCCGGCAGGCGCTTCGGCTGAGGGCGATTGCACCATTTTCAGGGCGGATAGACCGGGTGATGAAAGAGCTGCGTCCCGGCCAGTGGGTCGGTGGCGGCAGCCCGCTCGTAAGCGTTGTCGGCACGGCAGGCTCATCCGGCGAAGGATACGTCTTCGAATCCGATGTCGAGCGGGTTAGGCCCGGTGCACGCTGCACCTTTTATCCCGACAACTGCGAAATGCCGGTGGTGCGTGGCAGGGTCAGGCAGGTCGAGCGCGCCGGTTCCCCGGTACTGCAGCATCCCGAACTCGCTTCCATTTACCGGGGGAGCATTCCCTCAAGAATCTCGCGCAGCGGGGAGGTTATTCCTGAAAAGGCAGTGTACCGGTTCTTCTGGACGCCCGACATGAAGGGCGGGGAAGAGCCTCGCCATATCCGCGGCACGCTCGTCATCCGGAGCAGTCCCGAAAGCATGTTCTGGCGGCTCTGGCGGACGGTGGCTGGGGTCCTCATCCGCGAGACGGGGTTCTAA
- a CDS encoding TolC family protein — translation MIPSAAPPVPAPAESVVEVPGSVLPDAKPLKPVVVNQPTKEPVVQALPKSDVAVRKESLHRSFLLDSPPSTPAVVEAEPLPPVAKRVAAMQPSLPAPPPIVPAPAAPAALEPAVVESLPAAVLAVPLPSADAPSVDGGAKKTVPAAVATATAPALAAAPLPDEPVPADPGPSAASAASPERAPAAASLPAPLLPEPVAAEPEAVVLEEGEPLPEAMPGPVGAPLPEPVAGVAIPDAESETRVDGEPPKPQPSVESVALPEELRIGVVQEPPSALQEAPSREILVKDESLAEEPGPEAPSPEPAPARPGMPPPHDLAPWALVESEDGDLPVFDSSMPVIRNEVARLQLEEWSRHVGEAVARHPSVRAAEYAEQESISSIGEAKAQLYPQVSLGLNTDLRRSIRDGKPYATVSDLPIDDEVRLNPNLTVRQLVFDGGATSSRGKAAMARSLAARERRVSTEEGVALRAVATMIELAKLQEQLEFARENLSEVRRLRDMIRARVDAGRDAPSEMLQMNSRVFEARNEVVLLEGRRADAGARYEEVFGGTPVVLAFPDVFAPIPMSMSGGMDAALRKNPDLLSSKALVDAAAADYKAAWGALYPRLEVEANLTVYDVTRNESDYYDSFVGLKLSHNILDGGLKSSTKARTRSQMERARSEYDNTQRAVELALRRAYANREALIPQYKALQAQLDHKRETQRAYEEQFLAGRRPLNDLVAAQQQVIDTAIRTLDYKAELHRQHFVILSLIGELAKGEGKKM, via the coding sequence ATGATCCCTTCCGCTGCGCCCCCTGTTCCTGCTCCCGCAGAGAGTGTCGTCGAGGTGCCCGGCAGTGTACTTCCTGACGCTAAGCCCTTGAAGCCGGTTGTCGTGAATCAGCCGACGAAAGAACCTGTCGTACAGGCACTTCCCAAGTCCGATGTGGCAGTCAGGAAAGAGTCTCTGCACAGGAGCTTCCTGCTCGATTCGCCTCCTTCGACACCTGCAGTCGTTGAGGCTGAGCCGTTGCCCCCTGTTGCGAAGAGGGTTGCTGCAATGCAGCCTTCTCTGCCGGCTCCGCCCCCGATCGTGCCCGCTCCCGCGGCTCCTGCAGCGCTGGAACCAGCTGTGGTTGAGTCTCTGCCTGCCGCCGTTCTGGCGGTCCCGTTGCCTTCGGCTGATGCGCCCTCCGTGGACGGAGGCGCAAAGAAAACTGTTCCTGCTGCTGTCGCCACAGCGACAGCGCCCGCTCTGGCAGCGGCTCCTCTGCCGGATGAGCCGGTCCCGGCAGACCCTGGACCCTCAGCTGCTTCTGCTGCTTCCCCAGAGCGTGCCCCGGCGGCTGCTTCTCTCCCTGCCCCTCTTCTTCCGGAGCCTGTCGCAGCTGAACCGGAGGCTGTCGTTCTGGAAGAGGGCGAGCCACTCCCTGAAGCGATGCCCGGGCCTGTTGGCGCGCCTCTCCCCGAACCGGTCGCCGGGGTTGCGATTCCTGATGCCGAAAGTGAAACGAGGGTGGACGGTGAACCCCCGAAACCCCAGCCGTCGGTAGAATCGGTGGCGCTGCCGGAGGAACTCCGGATCGGCGTGGTGCAGGAGCCTCCGTCTGCATTGCAGGAAGCGCCTTCCCGGGAGATCCTCGTCAAGGACGAATCACTTGCGGAGGAGCCCGGCCCCGAAGCTCCGTCTCCCGAGCCGGCTCCCGCGAGGCCCGGGATGCCCCCGCCGCATGACCTTGCCCCCTGGGCCCTTGTCGAGTCAGAGGACGGCGACCTTCCGGTGTTCGATTCAAGCATGCCCGTCATCCGCAACGAGGTGGCGCGCCTGCAGCTTGAAGAGTGGTCCCGGCATGTGGGTGAGGCTGTCGCCAGGCACCCTTCGGTGCGTGCTGCGGAGTATGCCGAGCAGGAGAGCATCTCTTCAATCGGGGAAGCAAAGGCTCAGCTCTATCCCCAGGTGTCGCTCGGTCTGAACACCGACCTGCGCCGATCGATCCGTGACGGCAAACCCTATGCGACGGTCTCAGATCTTCCGATTGACGACGAGGTGCGCCTGAACCCGAACCTGACAGTGCGTCAGCTGGTTTTCGACGGGGGTGCGACCTCGTCGCGGGGAAAAGCCGCTATGGCCCGCTCTCTGGCGGCACGTGAGCGGCGGGTGTCGACCGAGGAGGGGGTTGCGCTGCGCGCGGTGGCTACGATGATCGAGCTTGCAAAGCTCCAGGAACAGCTTGAGTTCGCCAGAGAGAACCTGTCCGAGGTGCGCCGGCTGCGCGACATGATCCGCGCGAGAGTTGATGCAGGGCGGGACGCGCCGAGCGAAATGCTTCAGATGAACAGCCGGGTCTTCGAGGCTCGCAACGAGGTGGTCCTGCTTGAAGGACGGCGGGCAGATGCTGGTGCCCGCTATGAGGAGGTGTTCGGTGGCACGCCGGTCGTCCTCGCGTTTCCTGACGTCTTCGCTCCCATCCCGATGAGCATGTCGGGCGGGATGGATGCGGCCCTGCGAAAGAACCCCGACCTTTTGAGCTCGAAGGCTCTGGTCGATGCGGCTGCCGCGGACTACAAGGCGGCCTGGGGCGCGCTCTACCCCCGCCTTGAGGTGGAGGCCAACCTCACAGTCTACGACGTCACGCGCAATGAGAGTGATTATTACGATTCGTTCGTGGGGCTGAAGCTGAGCCACAATATTCTCGACGGCGGTCTGAAAAGCTCAACCAAGGCCCGCACCCGCAGCCAGATGGAGCGGGCCCGTTCCGAGTACGACAACACCCAGCGTGCAGTCGAACTTGCCCTGAGGCGTGCGTATGCCAACCGTGAGGCGCTGATCCCGCAGTACAAGGCGCTGCAGGCGCAGCTTGACCACAAGCGGGAAACACAACGTGCCTATGAGGAGCAGTTCCTCGCAGGCCGCAGGCCCCTCAATGACCTGGTTGCGGCCCAGCAGCAGGTGATCGATACCGCCATCAGGACCCTCGACTACAAGGCGGAGCTCCACCGCCAGCATTTCGTGATTCTTTCCCTTATCGGTGAATTGGCGAAGGGAGAGGGGAAGAAGATGTGA
- a CDS encoding response regulator transcription factor gives MTQTEKNGKSILIVEDDRDLAESIGMYLELEGYQVTTATNAISCYVELYNSTFDLALLDLSLPDQDGLILARYLRNNTQTAIMVLSARSTIEDRRMGYDAGAHVFIAKPVDFGELSGSIAALLDSMGKDSQTQQTADTKPQEERWLMLRSDWDLVSPSGAHARLTAKEWDLLVALSARCNKMVSRESILKTLGYTNNEYGHRSLESILYRLRKKTSDMGANPVKTFHGNGYGFMAPLVVI, from the coding sequence ATGACACAGACTGAAAAAAACGGGAAAAGCATCCTCATTGTGGAGGATGACAGGGATCTGGCAGAAAGCATAGGCATGTACCTGGAACTTGAGGGATACCAGGTCACCACCGCCACCAACGCAATCAGCTGCTATGTGGAGCTTTACAATTCCACATTTGATCTTGCGCTGCTTGATCTTTCCCTTCCTGATCAGGACGGGCTCATACTCGCCCGCTACCTCCGCAACAACACCCAGACTGCCATCATGGTGCTCTCAGCCCGTTCCACCATTGAAGACCGGCGTATGGGCTACGATGCAGGAGCCCATGTATTCATTGCCAAACCGGTTGATTTCGGGGAGCTCTCCGGGTCGATAGCCGCTCTTCTTGATTCCATGGGCAAAGACAGCCAGACGCAACAGACCGCAGACACGAAGCCTCAGGAAGAGCGGTGGCTGATGCTTCGCAGTGACTGGGATCTGGTCTCACCCTCAGGGGCTCATGCCCGGCTCACTGCAAAAGAGTGGGACCTGCTTGTTGCGCTCTCAGCGCGCTGCAACAAAATGGTATCAAGGGAAAGCATCCTGAAAACGCTGGGCTACACGAACAACGAATACGGTCACCGTTCGCTGGAGTCCATACTGTACCGCCTGCGCAAAAAAACCTCGGATATGGGCGCCAACCCGGTCAAAACCTTTCACGGCAACGGGTACGGGTTCATGGCACCGCTGGTGGTTATTTGA
- a CDS encoding sensor histidine kinase produces the protein MSLNPLKRKGMRHRALLMLAVLCLAAGCGAHAWASPLELGKKEHYSLEGHLAVLEDPAGTVGLAEAKSAYRQGKFQEIEGKFAAGYSHSAYWVRLEILPSGGFPAEGWLRLAPAVLEHMEIYLPENHGRPIRMGSTELHPGGILRNADFLTPVDLSGDGPVVVYLRIWSQNTITLHGGICTEAHLLSCTDRTIAQESAFGAISLMIILIALVVYRNTGWRHMLYFSIYIFILFLSLYLSRGMHFYLLPDWLRTFTAVLLKAQLGSSMLIFMLFVIELMNDDYPGRFRTYFTVLIVLAVLLLFSSPTPAFGVVASIVMTCYFSIVPLVVWFSSRIVLPTRSSRVLFVSATVTIFSGFTVYFLHLMGFFPDSVFAFNALQASSLIYALLLLPVFAIRVQSSRQQAIEQSILVTRTAEALSERISRELREHTERLEVSIQAEQSASERMETFLTMLAHDYRSPLSVISGNLDILNRLAPEGNSEAGTEIGKIRHAAKRLEKLMEISLVHERLQQPSEPGREEYICVHEALKRAISVAQSRWPERGFFLSASSDDAFLFGEPSHFDAAIFSIFDNAHSYSPPGSPVTITSTVSNGLVEINVSNAVELLPGTDMEELFKKYYRGTNAAGTAGAGVGLPAARSIIEQFGGEVTIQKTGKNSITVTITAPVTRHTLTSSE, from the coding sequence ATGAGCCTGAATCCACTGAAAAGGAAAGGAATGCGCCATCGGGCGTTGCTCATGCTCGCGGTGCTCTGCCTGGCTGCCGGATGCGGAGCACATGCATGGGCCTCCCCTCTGGAGCTCGGCAAAAAAGAGCACTACTCCCTGGAAGGCCATCTTGCGGTTCTTGAAGACCCGGCGGGAACAGTCGGGCTTGCAGAGGCGAAAAGCGCATACCGCCAGGGAAAGTTTCAGGAGATTGAGGGCAAGTTTGCCGCGGGGTATTCACATTCCGCGTACTGGGTCCGGCTTGAGATCCTCCCGAGCGGGGGGTTTCCTGCAGAGGGCTGGCTGCGCCTGGCACCAGCGGTACTCGAACATATGGAGATCTACCTTCCAGAAAACCACGGCAGGCCGATTCGGATGGGCAGCACCGAGCTCCACCCCGGCGGCATCTTACGCAACGCTGATTTCCTCACCCCGGTGGACCTGTCCGGGGACGGTCCGGTCGTCGTCTATCTGCGGATATGGAGCCAGAACACGATCACCCTGCATGGTGGAATCTGCACAGAAGCACACCTGCTCTCATGCACCGACCGTACCATCGCCCAGGAGTCGGCTTTCGGGGCGATATCGCTGATGATCATCCTCATAGCGCTCGTTGTCTACCGCAATACGGGCTGGCGGCATATGCTGTATTTCAGCATATACATTTTCATTCTGTTCCTGTCATTGTATCTCTCAAGAGGGATGCACTTCTATCTGCTGCCCGACTGGCTGCGGACGTTCACCGCAGTGCTGTTGAAAGCCCAGTTGGGCTCGTCAATGCTCATCTTCATGCTCTTTGTCATTGAACTCATGAACGACGACTATCCCGGGAGATTCCGCACCTACTTTACCGTATTGATAGTGCTCGCGGTTCTTTTGCTCTTCAGCAGCCCGACGCCGGCATTCGGGGTTGTGGCAAGCATTGTGATGACCTGTTATTTTTCAATAGTGCCTCTCGTCGTATGGTTCAGTTCAAGAATTGTCCTCCCTACAAGATCTTCCCGGGTGTTGTTTGTCTCTGCAACCGTCACCATATTTTCGGGCTTTACCGTATATTTCCTGCATCTTATGGGATTCTTCCCTGATAGCGTGTTCGCCTTCAATGCCCTGCAGGCCTCGTCTCTCATCTATGCACTGCTGCTCCTGCCGGTGTTTGCCATCCGGGTCCAGAGTTCCCGCCAGCAGGCTATCGAGCAGTCCATACTGGTCACCAGAACTGCCGAGGCGCTCTCGGAACGAATCAGCAGGGAACTTCGTGAACACACCGAACGCCTGGAGGTATCGATTCAGGCGGAACAGTCAGCATCAGAGCGCATGGAGACCTTCCTGACAATGCTGGCACATGATTACCGCTCGCCGCTTTCCGTGATCTCCGGAAATCTTGATATTCTCAACAGATTGGCGCCTGAAGGAAACAGTGAAGCTGGCACTGAAATCGGCAAAATAAGGCACGCCGCCAAACGACTGGAGAAACTGATGGAGATATCACTGGTTCATGAACGGCTTCAGCAGCCCTCAGAGCCCGGCAGAGAAGAGTATATATGCGTTCATGAAGCCCTCAAGAGGGCAATCTCCGTGGCACAATCCCGCTGGCCCGAGAGAGGGTTCTTCCTTAGTGCATCCTCAGACGATGCATTTCTCTTCGGAGAACCCTCGCACTTTGATGCCGCCATCTTCAGCATATTCGACAATGCACACAGCTACTCCCCTCCGGGAAGCCCTGTCACCATCACCAGCACGGTTTCGAACGGACTCGTAGAGATAAACGTTAGCAATGCTGTCGAACTCCTGCCCGGAACTGATATGGAGGAGTTGTTCAAAAAGTATTACAGGGGAACCAATGCGGCAGGGACTGCCGGTGCAGGGGTAGGGCTGCCTGCAGCCCGAAGCATCATTGAGCAGTTCGGCGGAGAAGTCACCATACAGAAGACCGGGAAAAACTCCATCACGGTTACAATCACCGCCCCTGTCACCAGGCATACCCTGACCAGCTCCGAATAA
- a CDS encoding sensor histidine kinase: MPPPQPSQPSLRALRHAGWITVLLAALCCSGILLLSQTAAASPLLLKSDGGKGSFSLDGHLELLEDASGTLKLHEVIGSTAFREIQGSVNEGFSGSAFWVRFRVVRGEGFPASAWLRLGPRTPDTLEAYVQQQGTSPLSASSYKAFPLGLTMPPGKRAVPDPQLLVPLELGPEGSELLAYMRIASRSPVQLRGTVLNREELMKQSRSHMFLQAFYLGVTAVIVLMSLLIFFAVREWRFLFFSLYAADLFLSYLIARGMYVFLMPWLGDSAAPELMETTGGLGVVFFALFAYEVLKDKCKPTTLRALQVTALAGLLDPTASLLFNTTILKPFGAYSAIALLGVLCWITVRQLPLHPFRKQVLLGLFGLNILLYGELFLQRLGLLPLNTAIQDLVQAGSFMHILVIFGLLVERFLHAEQELKESTHESEMRATAIAEKKTEELRIYRDRLEQSLQSRHQSAERVRRFFQMVSHEYRTPLAIIQGNINILSRRSRPGDTKKPAILHAMHRAAGRLLEVMEQAVERSRLLETDDVQVIGRIRVSAYMFQQVESARALWPKLHIIQECLAGNEEIEGDLLLLQMALFNLLDNARKYSPEGSPVHVRCRAEEGFGIIELHNNTALPMDEDEGELFMKFHRGNNSAAEPGKGIGLWLVREVMRQHDGSATLKSGKEGGVTATIRIPLAQKENP; this comes from the coding sequence TTGCCCCCACCGCAGCCCTCACAGCCCTCACTGCGCGCATTACGGCATGCAGGATGGATCACAGTCCTCTTGGCGGCACTCTGCTGCTCAGGCATCCTGTTGCTCTCGCAGACAGCTGCGGCCTCTCCCCTCCTGCTGAAAAGCGATGGAGGAAAAGGCTCATTTTCACTTGACGGACATCTGGAACTGCTTGAAGATGCGTCCGGAACGCTGAAGCTGCATGAAGTAATCGGCTCGACAGCATTCAGGGAGATACAGGGCAGCGTAAACGAAGGGTTTTCCGGCTCGGCATTCTGGGTACGGTTCAGGGTGGTAAGAGGAGAGGGGTTCCCCGCATCGGCATGGCTGCGCCTTGGCCCCCGCACCCCTGATACGCTCGAAGCCTATGTGCAGCAGCAGGGAACGAGCCCCCTCTCTGCATCTTCATACAAAGCATTCCCGCTGGGGCTCACCATGCCACCCGGCAAGCGGGCGGTTCCGGACCCTCAGCTCCTGGTGCCGCTGGAGTTGGGCCCTGAAGGGAGCGAACTGCTGGCCTATATGCGCATTGCCTCCCGCTCCCCTGTTCAGCTCCGGGGAACGGTGCTCAACAGAGAAGAGCTGATGAAGCAGTCGCGCAGCCATATGTTCCTGCAGGCTTTCTACCTGGGGGTTACTGCCGTGATTGTGCTGATGAGTCTCCTGATTTTCTTTGCTGTTCGGGAATGGAGGTTCCTCTTCTTTTCCCTCTACGCAGCAGACCTGTTCCTGTCCTATCTGATAGCACGGGGCATGTATGTATTCCTGATGCCCTGGCTTGGCGATAGCGCAGCTCCGGAACTGATGGAAACAACCGGCGGTCTGGGTGTGGTGTTTTTCGCGCTGTTTGCCTATGAAGTGCTTAAAGATAAATGCAAACCGACGACACTGCGGGCCCTTCAAGTGACCGCCCTTGCCGGGCTGCTTGACCCGACGGCATCGCTTCTCTTCAACACCACCATACTGAAACCCTTCGGGGCATACAGCGCAATCGCACTCCTCGGGGTGCTGTGCTGGATAACGGTTCGCCAGCTGCCGTTGCACCCTTTCAGAAAACAAGTACTCTTGGGGCTGTTCGGGCTGAACATCCTGCTTTATGGGGAGTTATTCCTGCAGCGCCTCGGCCTGCTGCCGCTCAATACGGCAATACAGGATCTTGTACAGGCAGGTTCATTCATGCATATCCTGGTGATTTTCGGTCTGCTCGTTGAACGCTTTCTGCATGCAGAACAGGAGCTGAAGGAGAGTACGCATGAAAGTGAAATGCGTGCGACGGCAATCGCAGAGAAAAAGACCGAAGAACTGCGCATATACAGAGACCGCCTCGAACAGTCGCTGCAGAGCCGGCATCAGTCGGCAGAGCGGGTCCGCCGGTTCTTTCAGATGGTGTCGCACGAGTACCGCACCCCTCTGGCCATCATCCAGGGCAACATCAACATCCTCAGCAGGAGGAGCCGCCCCGGAGACACAAAAAAACCAGCCATACTCCATGCCATGCACCGCGCTGCCGGGCGGCTGCTTGAGGTCATGGAACAGGCTGTGGAACGAAGCCGGCTGCTTGAAACCGATGATGTCCAGGTTATCGGGCGCATCAGGGTGAGTGCGTACATGTTTCAGCAGGTAGAGTCCGCAAGGGCACTCTGGCCGAAGCTTCACATCATACAAGAATGCCTTGCCGGAAATGAGGAAATCGAGGGAGACCTGCTGCTCCTGCAGATGGCGCTCTTCAACCTGCTTGACAATGCACGGAAATACTCACCCGAAGGCAGCCCGGTTCATGTGCGGTGCCGTGCCGAAGAAGGGTTCGGCATTATAGAACTCCACAACAACACGGCTCTGCCGATGGATGAAGATGAGGGTGAGTTGTTCATGAAGTTTCACCGGGGCAACAACAGTGCAGCCGAGCCGGGCAAAGGCATCGGGCTCTGGCTGGTGCGCGAAGTGATGCGGCAGCACGATGGAAGCGCCACCCTGAAGAGTGGCAAAGAGGGCGGCGTTACGGCAACCATCCGGATACCGCTTGCCCAAAAGGAGAACCCATGA